One region of Yersinia bercovieri ATCC 43970 genomic DNA includes:
- the asmA gene encoding outer membrane assembly protein AsmA, with protein MRRLLTTLIILLVVIVAGMSALVLLVNPNDFRAYMVKQVEKKSGYHLQLEGDLRWHVWPQLSIIVGRTALTAPGATAPIVSAENMRLDVKLWPLLSHQLDVKQVMLKGAVIRLTPDSEAQQQPGAPVAPSGSAPLNEHRAWKLDINKVQIADSLLIWQRTDNDQVNVRDLNLELKQDDQRQVHITLSSRVNRNQRDVTFSMVADADMRHYPQQFSANISQFAYKLEGADIPVGGVSGEGTLQASYQSDIQQLLLNQLSFSANNNQLTGSAKATLGDIPDYTINLAADNLNLDTIFGWESKSAAVSKDAGKQSTVTAPVIAIQADEDVGQDLQSLRDFNAQISLTANNLVYRAISVNQLHLQGANQRGDVQISRLTGSGLGGDFSLPGTLDVTGKKVLASVNPVINHMELAPVLQAAGLPKVMTGKFSLKAQLSGDGLNVESFNHRWKGDAQFSMNSARLEGLNIQQLIQQAVTRSSSDVKGQDRYERYTEVKQLQANLALNRGAMKISNLIADSELIAIKGSGALNLPAQQCDMNLSVRVLEGWSGQDNLVRLLQNTDIPLRIYGPWTQLSYQLNVEQLLRGELQQRAKKALNDWTERNQSSRGSQDLKKLIDKL; from the coding sequence ATGAGACGATTGCTGACGACGTTAATTATCCTGCTGGTTGTCATTGTGGCAGGAATGAGCGCATTAGTATTGCTGGTAAATCCTAATGATTTCCGTGCTTACATGGTCAAACAGGTCGAGAAGAAAAGTGGCTATCACCTACAATTAGAGGGCGATTTACGTTGGCATGTCTGGCCACAACTCAGCATCATTGTTGGCCGAACTGCACTAACCGCACCGGGCGCGACAGCGCCGATTGTCAGTGCTGAAAACATGCGCCTTGATGTCAAACTGTGGCCGCTGTTGTCACATCAACTTGATGTCAAACAGGTGATGCTGAAAGGGGCGGTTATCCGCTTAACCCCAGATAGTGAGGCTCAGCAGCAGCCCGGCGCACCTGTAGCGCCATCCGGCAGTGCACCACTCAATGAGCACCGCGCCTGGAAGCTCGATATCAATAAAGTGCAGATAGCCGATAGCCTGCTAATCTGGCAGCGAACAGATAATGATCAGGTCAATGTTCGCGATCTCAATCTTGAACTGAAACAAGACGATCAGCGCCAAGTGCATATCACCCTGTCTAGCCGCGTTAACCGTAATCAGCGGGATGTGACTTTTTCCATGGTCGCTGATGCCGATATGCGGCACTACCCGCAGCAATTCAGCGCCAATATCAGCCAATTCGCCTATAAATTGGAAGGTGCGGATATTCCTGTTGGTGGCGTGAGTGGTGAGGGGACATTACAAGCCAGCTATCAAAGTGATATTCAGCAATTATTGTTAAACCAGCTGAGTTTCTCTGCCAATAACAACCAGTTGACCGGGAGTGCTAAAGCCACTCTGGGCGACATCCCCGATTACACCATCAATCTTGCCGCCGATAATCTCAACCTTGACACTATCTTTGGTTGGGAGTCGAAAAGTGCTGCAGTCAGTAAAGATGCGGGCAAACAGTCTACCGTGACAGCTCCGGTTATCGCGATCCAGGCCGATGAGGATGTCGGGCAGGACTTGCAGTCGTTACGTGACTTCAACGCACAAATCTCGCTCACTGCAAATAATCTGGTTTATCGCGCAATTAGCGTCAATCAACTGCATCTGCAAGGGGCAAATCAGCGTGGTGATGTGCAGATTAGCCGCTTAACGGGCAGTGGGTTGGGCGGTGATTTTTCACTGCCTGGAACACTGGATGTGACGGGTAAAAAGGTACTGGCGAGTGTCAATCCCGTGATAAATCATATGGAACTGGCACCGGTGTTACAGGCGGCGGGCTTACCAAAGGTCATGACGGGTAAATTCTCCCTGAAGGCGCAGTTGTCGGGGGATGGCCTCAATGTTGAGTCATTCAACCACCGCTGGAAAGGTGATGCGCAGTTCAGCATGAACAGTGCACGGTTGGAGGGATTGAATATCCAGCAGCTTATTCAGCAAGCGGTTACCCGCAGCTCCAGTGATGTTAAAGGTCAAGACCGCTATGAGCGTTACACGGAGGTTAAACAGCTGCAAGCGAATCTGGCCCTCAATCGTGGGGCAATGAAAATCAGTAATCTCATCGCGGATTCAGAGCTGATCGCCATTAAAGGTAGCGGCGCGCTCAATTTACCGGCACAACAGTGTGACATGAATTTGTCTGTGCGGGTGCTGGAAGGCTGGAGTGGGCAAGATAACTTGGTCAGGCTATTACAAAATACCGATATTCCACTGCGTATATATGGGCCATGGACTCAGCTCAGCTACCAATTGAATGTCGAGCAACTGTTGCGTGGTGAATTACAGCAACGCGCTAAAAAAGCACTCAATGATTGGACTGAGCGTAATCAGTCCAGTCGCGGTAGTCAGGATCTTAAAAAGTTGATCGATAAACTTTAA
- a CDS encoding ABC transporter permease: MLQAIYRYRGFIIGSSRREFQSRYQSSILGPLWLIIQPLSLILVYTIVFSAIMKAKLPGNPSHVAYSIYLCSGIILWNLFSEVISKSVTVFIRHANLIKKINFPKICLPVVIIATSTINFFLIFAIFFIFLVVSNSLQGLSILFIIPVVLLTLLFSISLGMIIAVLNVFFRDVGQFIIVILQFWFWLTPIVYPVSILPIWVQNIIHYNPLTGLVISAQKIFVAGEAPLLSNLLPAVIAIVIFSILGLGLFKKYGNDMVDEL, from the coding sequence ATGTTGCAAGCCATCTATCGCTATAGAGGCTTTATAATTGGTTCGTCTAGACGAGAATTTCAGTCAAGATATCAATCTAGTATACTTGGACCTCTTTGGCTCATTATTCAACCTTTATCATTGATACTTGTATATACAATCGTTTTCTCTGCAATAATGAAAGCTAAGTTACCAGGAAATCCAAGTCATGTAGCATACAGTATTTATCTTTGTTCAGGGATTATACTGTGGAATTTATTTTCAGAGGTTATATCAAAAAGTGTGACGGTTTTTATACGACACGCTAATCTAATTAAGAAGATTAATTTCCCCAAAATATGCTTGCCTGTTGTAATAATAGCTACCAGTACCATTAACTTCTTCTTGATATTTGCTATATTCTTTATCTTTCTTGTGGTTTCGAACAGTCTACAAGGGTTGTCTATATTATTTATTATTCCTGTAGTGTTACTGACTCTTCTATTCTCTATAAGTTTGGGAATGATTATAGCTGTACTCAATGTTTTTTTCAGGGACGTTGGTCAGTTCATAATAGTTATACTCCAATTTTGGTTCTGGTTAACACCAATAGTATATCCTGTTTCTATTTTACCTATATGGGTTCAAAATATCATTCACTATAATCCGTTAACGGGTTTGGTTATTTCCGCACAAAAAATATTTGTTGCTGGTGAAGCTCCCCTGTTAAGCAATTTACTGCCTGCAGTAATAGCTATAGTGATATTTTCTATATTGGGATTAGGCTTGTTTAAAAAATATGGAAACGATATGGTAGATGAATTATGA
- the dcuC gene encoding anaerobic C4-dicarboxylate transporter DcuC has protein sequence MLDLLIGIVVAVGVGRYIIKGYSATGVLMVGGLLLLIISALMGKNVLPASATSTGWRATDIVEYVKILLMSRGGDLGMMIMMLCGFAAYMTHIGANDVVVKIASKPLQMINSPYLLMVAAYIVACLMSLAVSSATGLGVLLMATLFPVMVNVGISRGAAAAICASPAAIILAPTSGDVVLAAKASEMPLVDFAFKTTLPISIAAIVCMAIAHFFWQRYLDNKSQEKHEMMDVNDITTNAPAFYAILPFTPIIGVLIFDGKWGPELHIITVLVICMLVAAVIEFIRSFSAKTVFTGLEVAYRGMADAFATVVMLLVAAGVFAQGLSTVGFISGLIGLAQSFGTGGIIMMLVLVVITMLAAMTTGSGNAPFYAFVELIPKLAAQMGINPAYLVIPMLQASNLGRTLSPVSGVVVAVAGMAKISPFEVVKRTSVPVLVGLVVVIVATEILVPVHL, from the coding sequence ATGTTAGATCTTTTGATTGGGATTGTCGTGGCCGTTGGTGTAGGCCGTTATATCATTAAGGGCTATTCAGCAACCGGTGTGCTGATGGTCGGCGGGTTATTACTATTAATTATCAGCGCCCTGATGGGCAAAAACGTATTGCCCGCCAGCGCGACCTCAACCGGTTGGCGTGCGACGGACATCGTTGAGTATGTCAAAATCCTGCTGATGAGCCGTGGTGGCGATCTCGGCATGATGATCATGATGTTATGCGGTTTTGCGGCTTATATGACGCATATCGGTGCGAATGATGTGGTGGTCAAGATTGCGTCCAAACCACTACAAATGATCAACTCCCCCTATTTACTGATGGTTGCCGCTTATATTGTGGCCTGCCTGATGTCTTTGGCGGTCTCATCTGCAACCGGGCTAGGGGTGCTGCTAATGGCGACGCTATTCCCGGTGATGGTCAATGTGGGCATTAGTCGTGGCGCAGCAGCAGCCATTTGCGCCTCACCGGCAGCCATTATTCTGGCCCCGACCTCTGGTGACGTGGTGCTGGCGGCCAAAGCCTCTGAAATGCCACTGGTCGATTTCGCCTTCAAAACCACCTTACCCATCTCTATTGCCGCGATTGTCTGCATGGCTATCGCCCACTTCTTCTGGCAGCGCTATCTGGATAATAAAAGCCAGGAGAAGCATGAGATGATGGATGTCAACGACATCACCACCAATGCGCCAGCTTTTTATGCCATTTTACCTTTCACCCCCATTATTGGCGTGCTGATTTTTGATGGTAAGTGGGGGCCGGAGCTGCATATCATCACGGTCTTGGTTATCTGTATGCTGGTTGCCGCGGTGATTGAGTTTATCCGCAGTTTCAGCGCAAAAACCGTATTTACCGGCCTTGAGGTCGCTTACCGTGGTATGGCTGATGCATTCGCCACCGTGGTGATGCTGTTGGTCGCCGCTGGGGTATTTGCGCAGGGCTTGAGTACCGTCGGTTTTATCAGCGGCTTGATTGGATTGGCTCAATCCTTTGGCACTGGTGGCATTATTATGATGCTGGTACTGGTGGTGATCACTATGTTAGCGGCAATGACAACCGGTTCAGGTAATGCGCCGTTTTATGCGTTTGTCGAATTGATCCCAAAACTGGCGGCGCAAATGGGTATAAATCCGGCTTATCTGGTTATCCCGATGCTACAAGCCTCGAATTTGGGACGTACCTTATCCCCAGTGTCGGGTGTGGTGGTGGCAGTCGCCGGTATGGCAAAAATCTCACCTTTTGAAGTGGTGAAACGTACCTCTGTGCCGGTGTTGGTGGGGTTGGTAGTGGTGATTGTGGCCACTGAAATTCTGGTGCCTGTGCACTTATAA
- a CDS encoding mannose-1-phosphate guanylyltransferase/mannose-6-phosphate isomerase translates to MLLPVIMAGGTGSRLWPMSRELYPKQFLRLHGVNSMLQETVNRLEGISVREPVVICNEEHRFLVAEQLRQINKLSHNIILEPIGRNTAPAIALAALNAISQGDDPIMLVLAADHIINNCDAFHQAITRATPFAEKDCLVTFGIVPTGPETGYGYIHRGDVILSDISEAFKVKRFVEKPNLDTAEQYINSGEYYWNSGMFMFRAKRYIQELEKFRPDILDACKAAIKDSDSDKDFITIDKDRFSACPDESIDYAVMEQTSSAVVVPLDAGWSDVGSWSALWDVSKKDKSGNAVTGDTFLHDTQNCYINTDEKLVAAVGVDNLVIVSTKDAVLVVDKSKVQDVKKIVEHLKQTKRSEYRRHRETYRPWGRCDIVVNEQRFNVNRITVKPGGAFSMQMHHHRAEHWIVLSGTAKVTIGDKTFLITENQSTFIPIGSLHMLENPGKISLELIEVQSGSYLGDDDIIRIKDHYGRC, encoded by the coding sequence ATGTTACTTCCGGTGATTATGGCTGGCGGAACAGGCAGTCGCTTGTGGCCGATGTCAAGAGAACTTTATCCTAAGCAATTTTTACGCCTGCACGGGGTGAATTCGATGCTACAGGAGACCGTGAATCGGTTAGAGGGAATTTCCGTCAGAGAACCAGTTGTGATTTGCAATGAAGAACATCGTTTCTTGGTCGCAGAGCAGTTAAGACAAATAAACAAATTATCACATAATATTATTCTGGAACCTATTGGGCGTAACACTGCTCCTGCCATTGCACTAGCTGCACTCAATGCTATTTCTCAAGGTGACGATCCGATAATGTTGGTGTTGGCTGCTGATCATATTATCAATAATTGCGACGCCTTCCACCAAGCTATTACCCGCGCTACCCCATTTGCTGAAAAAGACTGTTTGGTCACTTTCGGAATTGTACCAACAGGTCCAGAAACCGGCTACGGCTACATTCATCGAGGTGATGTGATCCTCAGTGATATATCTGAAGCTTTTAAAGTTAAGCGCTTTGTTGAAAAACCTAATTTAGATACCGCAGAACAATACATCAATTCGGGGGAGTACTACTGGAATAGTGGTATGTTTATGTTCCGCGCCAAACGGTATATACAAGAACTGGAAAAATTCAGGCCAGATATTCTTGATGCTTGCAAAGCAGCAATCAAAGATTCGGATTCGGATAAAGACTTTATCACTATCGATAAAGATCGATTTAGTGCTTGCCCAGATGAGTCAATTGACTATGCCGTAATGGAGCAAACTAGCAGCGCCGTTGTTGTGCCACTTGATGCGGGCTGGAGTGATGTCGGTTCCTGGTCCGCATTATGGGATGTCAGCAAGAAAGATAAGTCGGGCAACGCCGTAACGGGTGATACATTCTTACACGATACACAGAATTGCTATATCAATACGGATGAAAAATTAGTCGCTGCAGTAGGTGTTGACAATTTGGTTATTGTCAGCACGAAAGATGCGGTACTGGTGGTAGATAAATCTAAAGTTCAAGATGTTAAAAAAATTGTTGAACATCTTAAGCAAACCAAACGCAGTGAATATCGCCGTCATAGAGAAACTTATCGACCTTGGGGCCGTTGCGATATTGTTGTTAATGAGCAACGCTTCAACGTTAACCGCATCACGGTTAAGCCTGGCGGTGCATTTTCTATGCAGATGCACCATCATCGGGCCGAGCATTGGATTGTATTGTCGGGCACGGCAAAAGTAACGATTGGGGATAAAACATTCTTAATCACAGAAAACCAGTCTACATTTATTCCTATTGGTTCTCTTCATATGCTGGAAAATCCAGGTAAAATTTCACTTGAATTGATTGAAGTTCAGTCAGGATCTTACTTGGGTGATGACGATATTATTAGAATTAAAGATCATTATGGCCGCTGCTGA
- a CDS encoding ABC transporter ATP-binding protein — protein sequence MSSVSVKNLGKAYKQYPTKLSRLKEWILAKKYHSLKWVLRDINFNINPGDSVGIIGINGAGKSTLLKLITGTATPTEGDVTIRGRVAALLELGMGFHPDFTGRQNVFMSGQLLGLSVPELEKLMPEIIKFSEIGDYIDQPVRVYSSGMQVRLAFSVATAVRPDVLIIDEALSVGDAYFQHKSFERIKEFKKQGTTLLIVSHDKQAIQNICDKVILISNGQKIMEGEPEAVLDYYNALLSDNSGKVNASQNISNGNIQTISGNGDATFVHVNITDVNGKPIEVITVGQRVTLKIELAVNRDLKDLCVGYLIKNRLGEEIFGTNTYYHSKVIDKVMAGETIHYKFTFDANIGEGNYSVSVAAHMGHNHLSKNYEWKDLAFVFTIVNTSKNNFVGSSWIPPTVEYCK from the coding sequence ATTAGTTCAGTATCAGTAAAAAATTTAGGTAAGGCCTATAAGCAATATCCAACAAAATTAAGCAGACTTAAAGAATGGATATTGGCAAAAAAATACCACTCCCTCAAATGGGTTCTCAGAGATATTAATTTTAATATTAATCCTGGGGATTCGGTTGGAATAATAGGTATAAATGGGGCGGGAAAGAGTACATTATTAAAATTGATTACCGGCACTGCAACTCCTACGGAGGGTGACGTTACAATTAGAGGCCGTGTAGCTGCTCTATTAGAGCTTGGTATGGGATTTCATCCAGATTTTACAGGTAGACAAAATGTCTTTATGTCTGGCCAACTTCTAGGCTTAAGTGTACCTGAACTTGAAAAGTTAATGCCTGAAATAATAAAATTTTCTGAAATAGGGGATTATATTGATCAGCCTGTCAGGGTGTATTCCAGTGGAATGCAAGTAAGGCTTGCATTCAGTGTTGCCACTGCGGTAAGACCTGATGTACTTATCATTGATGAGGCTCTTTCTGTTGGAGATGCCTACTTCCAACATAAAAGTTTTGAGCGTATCAAAGAATTTAAAAAACAGGGTACAACCTTGCTTATTGTCTCTCACGACAAGCAAGCGATTCAAAATATTTGTGATAAAGTTATTTTAATTTCTAATGGTCAGAAAATAATGGAAGGAGAACCTGAAGCCGTTCTCGATTATTATAATGCGTTATTATCTGATAACAGCGGAAAAGTGAATGCTTCACAAAATATTTCTAATGGAAATATCCAAACTATTTCTGGCAATGGTGATGCTACGTTTGTACACGTCAATATTACTGATGTAAATGGTAAACCAATAGAAGTTATCACTGTTGGTCAGCGTGTCACTTTGAAAATCGAACTGGCCGTAAATAGAGATTTAAAAGATTTATGCGTAGGTTATTTGATCAAAAATAGATTAGGAGAAGAGATTTTTGGCACAAATACTTATTATCATTCTAAAGTAATAGATAAAGTAATGGCAGGCGAGACTATACATTACAAATTCACGTTTGATGCAAACATAGGTGAAGGAAATTATTCGGTTTCCGTCGCAGCTCATATGGGGCATAACCATTTAAGTAAAAATTATGAATGGAAGGATTTAGCATTTGTATTTACTATTGTTAATACATCTAAAAATAATTTTGTTGGTTCTTCTTGGATACCCCCAACTGTAGAGTATTGCAAATAA
- the cpsG gene encoding phosphomannomutase CpsG gives MKTLTCFKAYDIRGQLGSELNEDIAYRIGRAFGEYLKPKTVVVGGDVRLTSEPLKMALAEGLMDAGSDVLDIGLSGTEEIYFATFYLGVDGGIEVTASHNPIDYNGMKLVRDNAKPISGDTGLRDIQELAEQNNFKPVDKSKRGSYKTISILKEYVDHLMSYIDFKNFTRPLKLVINSGNGASGHIIDEIEKRFIAAHLPIEFVKLHHHPDGNFPNGIPNPLLPECRADTEKLVIESRADMGIAFDGDFDRCFLFDENGKFIEGYYIVGLLAEAFLKKEPGAKIIHDPRLTWNTIDIVENSGGIPVMSKTGHAFIKERMRKEDAVYGGEMSAHHYFRDFAYCDSGMIPWLLVAELLCVKNKSLSQLVGDRIQEFPASGEINLQLKDAKDSITKIRTIYELDAVTIDLTDGVSIEYSDWRFNLRVSNTEPVVRLNVESMGSMVLMQNKTKEILALLGGK, from the coding sequence ATGAAGACGTTAACTTGTTTTAAAGCCTATGACATCCGTGGTCAGTTGGGTTCAGAATTAAATGAAGATATTGCTTACCGCATTGGTCGAGCCTTCGGTGAATATTTAAAGCCTAAAACAGTTGTTGTCGGTGGTGATGTTCGTTTGACAAGTGAACCCTTAAAAATGGCCTTGGCTGAAGGACTGATGGATGCTGGAAGTGATGTCTTGGATATTGGATTAAGTGGTACGGAGGAAATTTATTTCGCTACTTTTTATTTAGGAGTCGATGGCGGAATAGAAGTGACAGCTAGTCATAATCCAATCGATTATAACGGTATGAAGCTAGTTCGAGATAATGCTAAGCCAATAAGTGGTGATACTGGTTTACGCGATATACAAGAATTGGCTGAACAAAATAATTTTAAGCCGGTCGATAAGAGTAAAAGAGGTAGCTATAAAACAATCTCGATACTTAAAGAGTATGTTGATCACTTAATGAGCTATATCGATTTTAAAAACTTCACTCGCCCACTAAAATTAGTCATTAACTCTGGTAATGGCGCTTCAGGGCATATTATTGATGAAATAGAAAAACGTTTTATTGCTGCGCATCTACCCATCGAATTCGTAAAACTTCATCACCATCCTGATGGTAACTTCCCAAATGGTATTCCCAATCCGCTATTACCTGAATGTCGCGCTGATACTGAAAAGTTAGTCATTGAGTCTCGTGCAGATATGGGGATTGCATTTGATGGCGATTTTGATCGCTGTTTCCTGTTTGATGAAAATGGAAAGTTCATTGAAGGTTACTATATTGTAGGATTACTGGCTGAGGCCTTTTTAAAGAAAGAACCCGGTGCCAAGATAATTCATGACCCTCGCTTAACCTGGAATACGATTGATATCGTTGAAAATTCAGGCGGTATTCCAGTCATGTCAAAAACGGGACATGCTTTTATCAAAGAACGTATGCGCAAAGAAGATGCAGTGTATGGTGGTGAAATGAGCGCACACCATTATTTCAGAGACTTCGCATATTGTGACAGTGGAATGATTCCATGGTTGCTGGTTGCGGAGTTATTATGTGTGAAGAATAAATCCTTGAGTCAATTAGTGGGTGATCGTATTCAAGAGTTTCCTGCGTCAGGTGAAATTAACCTCCAACTAAAAGATGCTAAAGACAGTATTACTAAAATTAGAACTATTTACGAGCTCGACGCTGTTACTATTGATTTAACGGATGGAGTAAGTATCGAGTATAGTGATTGGCGGTTTAATTTAAGAGTGTCTAATACAGAACCAGTGGTCCGCTTAAATGTTGAGTCGATGGGGAGTATGGTACTGATGCAGAATAAGACAAAAGAAATATTAGCACTGCTAGGTGGAAAATAA
- a CDS encoding TerC family protein — MEWIADPTIWAGLATLVVLEIVLGIDNLIFIAILAEKLPRHQRDKARVTGLLCALLMRLVLLACISWLATLTAPLVTLSGHPFSARDLIMLVGGIFLLFKATMELNERLEGKDHQQNQQRKGARFWPVVAQIVVLDAIFSLDSVITAVGMVDHLAVMMAAVCIAIGLMLLASKPLTRFVNAHPTIVILCLSFLLMIGFSLVAEGFGYHIPKGYLYAAIGFSVIIESLNQFAQFNRRRFLSTVRPLRERTAEAVLRMLSGKHEEAELDNHTASLIADSSSGGQEVFNEQERRMIERVLGLAQRTVSSIMTSRHDVEYLDLNDPPEKLTQLLTKNLHTRIVVTEDSSTDEPLGVIHVIDLLKQQLSGEKLDLRALIRQPLIFPEQVSLLMALEQFRQAQTHFAFVVDEFGSIEGVVTLTDVMETIAGNLPVAGEELDARHDIQQIEDGCWIANGYMPLEDLVLYLPLPIDDKREYHTLAGLLMEYSQRIPQVGEQLKIGDYLFEPLEVSSHRILKVKITPLKAPDPDYEV; from the coding sequence ATGGAATGGATCGCAGATCCTACTATTTGGGCAGGACTGGCGACGCTGGTTGTGCTCGAAATTGTGTTAGGTATTGATAACCTAATATTTATTGCCATTTTAGCAGAAAAATTACCTCGCCATCAACGGGATAAAGCCAGAGTCACAGGTCTGCTGTGCGCATTGTTGATGCGTTTGGTGCTACTGGCCTGTATCTCGTGGTTAGCCACATTAACCGCGCCATTAGTTACCCTTTCCGGACATCCATTTAGTGCCCGTGACTTGATTATGCTCGTCGGGGGGATATTCCTGCTCTTCAAAGCCACCATGGAGCTTAATGAGCGCCTTGAGGGCAAGGATCATCAGCAGAACCAGCAACGCAAAGGCGCACGCTTCTGGCCTGTTGTAGCACAGATCGTGGTGTTGGATGCCATCTTCTCCCTCGACTCAGTGATTACTGCCGTCGGTATGGTGGATCACCTCGCAGTGATGATGGCGGCGGTCTGTATTGCGATTGGTTTGATGTTATTAGCCAGCAAGCCATTGACTCGCTTCGTGAATGCCCATCCAACCATTGTTATTCTCTGCCTGAGTTTCTTACTGATGATCGGCTTTAGCTTAGTGGCTGAAGGTTTTGGCTACCATATTCCGAAAGGATATCTCTACGCCGCGATTGGTTTCTCCGTAATCATTGAATCACTGAATCAGTTTGCTCAATTCAACCGCCGTCGCTTCCTGTCGACAGTGCGCCCGTTACGTGAAAGAACCGCAGAGGCGGTGCTGCGTATGCTGAGCGGTAAGCACGAAGAGGCGGAGCTGGATAACCACACCGCCAGCTTGATAGCAGACAGTAGCAGTGGCGGTCAGGAGGTGTTCAATGAGCAGGAGCGCCGGATGATCGAGCGGGTATTAGGGCTGGCACAGCGTACCGTCAGTAGCATCATGACATCACGCCATGATGTTGAATATCTTGACCTTAATGATCCACCAGAGAAGTTGACTCAACTACTGACGAAAAATCTGCATACGCGAATTGTGGTCACTGAAGATAGCTCAACAGATGAACCGCTAGGTGTTATTCACGTCATTGATCTGTTGAAGCAGCAGTTATCAGGCGAAAAACTCGATTTGCGGGCGCTGATTCGCCAGCCATTGATTTTCCCTGAACAAGTTTCACTGTTGATGGCATTGGAACAGTTCCGTCAGGCGCAGACCCATTTTGCCTTTGTGGTCGATGAGTTCGGCTCCATTGAGGGGGTAGTCACCCTGACCGATGTGATGGAGACTATTGCCGGGAATCTACCGGTGGCGGGTGAAGAGTTGGATGCCCGCCACGATATTCAGCAAATCGAGGATGGCTGCTGGATTGCGAATGGCTATATGCCACTGGAGGATTTGGTGCTCTATCTGCCACTGCCGATTGATGATAAACGTGAATATCATACATTGGCTGGATTGTTGATGGAGTATAGCCAGCGGATACCTCAGGTGGGCGAACAGTTGAAGATTGGTGACTATCTGTTTGAACCACTGGAAGTGAGCAGCCATCGTATCTTGAAGGTGAAGATAACGCCGCTGAAAGCCCCAGATCCTGATTATGAAGTGTAA